From the Clostridiales bacterium FE2011 genome, one window contains:
- a CDS encoding TldD/PmbA family protein: MDRMKELAREILAEAKAKGAEYAQCSVSEGEKKEFNVDGGRFSLMRSLFNRNVTITLLKDQKKGTVAINKFDIETVKNAVSDAIAAAESGQPDEAWEYAKEPVEKEYTDGAPECDTDKLFMRTKELLESIKEKHPTILMEQMITEHNSGTEVFMNTNGVNYVTKYGAYTFSLMYSAHEGEKSTSFYGSDITLKTLDKPVLECGKIDWEISMVEKQLDPISLEGKFNGPVILAPMALYEIVLSTIMGNFVGDACMIDGTSIWKDKLGEQVADPRFNMSSEPYNDDVVVPNRHTAEGYETENFDLIKDGKLNSFCLSQYAANKTGNKRSGNTGRNIHVAAGEKTLEEIISGIDKGLLVMRFSGGQPAASGEYSGVAKNSFLIENGKISKAISETMISGCVPEMLVNIRDISKDIANDGNNSLPFIAFDGVTISGK; encoded by the coding sequence ATGGATAGAATGAAAGAACTGGCCAGAGAGATCCTGGCGGAAGCAAAAGCAAAGGGCGCAGAATATGCCCAGTGCAGCGTCAGCGAGGGCGAGAAAAAGGAATTCAATGTGGACGGCGGCAGATTCTCCCTGATGAGATCGCTATTTAACCGCAACGTCACCATTACGCTGCTGAAGGATCAAAAGAAGGGCACAGTAGCGATCAACAAGTTTGATATCGAAACGGTGAAGAATGCCGTTTCTGACGCGATAGCGGCTGCAGAAAGCGGTCAGCCGGACGAAGCATGGGAATACGCAAAAGAGCCCGTTGAAAAGGAATATACGGACGGCGCCCCGGAATGCGATACCGACAAGCTGTTCATGCGGACGAAGGAACTGCTGGAGAGCATCAAGGAGAAGCACCCGACGATCCTGATGGAGCAGATGATCACCGAACATAACAGCGGCACAGAAGTGTTTATGAACACAAACGGCGTGAACTATGTGACGAAATACGGCGCATACACTTTCAGCCTGATGTATTCCGCACATGAAGGAGAGAAGAGCACATCCTTCTATGGCAGCGATATCACGCTGAAGACGCTGGATAAGCCGGTGCTGGAATGCGGCAAGATCGACTGGGAAATCAGCATGGTTGAAAAGCAGCTGGATCCGATCTCCCTGGAAGGTAAATTTAATGGACCGGTGATCCTGGCTCCCATGGCACTATACGAGATCGTACTGAGTACGATTATGGGCAACTTTGTCGGCGACGCCTGCATGATTGACGGCACCAGCATATGGAAAGACAAGCTGGGTGAACAGGTGGCAGATCCGCGGTTCAACATGAGCTCTGAACCCTACAACGACGACGTTGTGGTTCCGAACCGGCACACCGCGGAAGGATACGAGACAGAGAACTTTGACCTGATCAAGGACGGAAAGCTGAACAGCTTCTGCCTGAGCCAATACGCTGCAAACAAGACCGGAAACAAACGGTCCGGAAACACCGGAAGGAACATACATGTTGCGGCCGGAGAAAAAACGCTGGAAGAAATCATCAGCGGAATCGACAAAGGACTGCTGGTAATGAGATTCTCGGGTGGACAGCCGGCGGCGAGCGGGGAATATTCCGGAGTTGCAAAGAATAGTTTCCTTATTGAAAACGGGAAGATCAGTAAAGCTATCTCGGAGACAATGATTAGTGGCTGTGTACCGGAGATGCTGGTAAACATTCGCGATATCAGTAAAGATATCGCGAATGACGGAAACAATTCTTTGCCGTTTATTGCCTTCGATGGCGTTACCATATCTGGCAAATGA